A DNA window from Fastidiosipila sp. contains the following coding sequences:
- the pheS gene encoding phenylalanine--tRNA ligase subunit alpha, with protein sequence MRDRINAIKEEGIAALGKAASFEELESLRQDYLGKKGYLTEVLKGLGKLPPEDRKEVGQLANRVKDLFARTIEQQKQRLLEDASFLEPAPDLTVPGLRVASGGLHPVTRMCYDLNDSFRSLNFEIYSEDEISSELYAFDNLNFPPDHPARDSMDTYWIAGTEDKRGADRLCLRPHLTGGSVRYLQKHGAPARFVYPGRVFRNEATDARHERTFYQYEALIVDRDFSFASGLVLVETILERVFGHDVPVRMRAGFFPFVEPGFEIDMQCQVCMGKGCPVCHHTGWIEVMPGGSPHPNVLRVAGLDPDIWSGFYINIGLDRLVMMRYGIDDVRLFHSADLRFLSQFK encoded by the coding sequence ATGAGAGACCGGATCAATGCCATCAAGGAAGAGGGAATTGCCGCGCTCGGCAAGGCCGCTTCTTTCGAAGAGCTGGAAAGTCTGCGCCAGGACTATCTGGGCAAAAAGGGATACCTGACTGAAGTTCTGAAAGGGCTGGGGAAACTTCCGCCCGAAGACCGCAAGGAAGTGGGCCAGCTGGCCAACCGGGTCAAGGATCTCTTTGCCCGGACCATCGAGCAGCAAAAACAACGCCTTTTGGAAGATGCCTCCTTTCTTGAACCGGCTCCGGATCTGACCGTCCCTGGCCTGCGGGTCGCGTCAGGCGGGCTTCACCCCGTTACCCGAATGTGTTACGACCTGAACGATTCCTTCCGCTCCCTGAATTTTGAGATATACAGCGAAGACGAAATCAGCAGCGAGCTCTACGCCTTCGACAATCTGAACTTTCCTCCCGACCACCCTGCCCGCGATTCCATGGATACTTACTGGATCGCCGGTACTGAAGATAAAAGAGGGGCTGACAGACTCTGCCTGCGCCCCCACCTGACTGGCGGCAGCGTCCGCTATCTCCAAAAGCACGGTGCGCCCGCGCGTTTTGTCTATCCCGGCCGCGTCTTTCGCAACGAGGCAACCGATGCCCGCCACGAACGCACCTTTTACCAGTATGAGGCCTTAATCGTCGACCGTGATTTCTCCTTTGCCTCGGGCCTGGTCCTGGTCGAGACCATTTTGGAACGCGTTTTCGGTCACGACGTGCCTGTCCGTATGCGGGCCGGCTTCTTCCCTTTTGTTGAACCGGGCTTTGAGATCGATATGCAGTGCCAGGTCTGCATGGGCAAGGGCTGTCCCGTCTGTCATCACACGGGCTGGATCGAGGTCATGCCGGGCGGGTCGCCTCACCCCAATGTCCTGCGGGTAGCCGGCCTTGATCCGGATATCTGGAGCGGGTTCTACATCAACATCGGGCTCGACCGCCTGGTCATGATGCGGTACGGCATTGATGACGTCAGGCTCTTCCATAGTGCCGATCTCCGTTTCCTCAGCCAGTTCAAGTAG
- a CDS encoding MBL fold metallo-hydrolase → MSDKVEITWRGHSCFEIRLNQETVVIDPFLEVPGYGLLDLQADLVLVSHEHDDHNARQRVRLTGREPVAGVEVIESFHDSRGGRLRGPNKIHIVTMAGRRIAHLGDLGHDLNQSQLGRLSKLDVIMIPVGGHYTIDADQAAALVKAVEPVITVPMHYREGKAGWDVTSGVQPFLDHFDQVTFLDQSSFFIDEVEGGVLVLKNPIVKGS, encoded by the coding sequence ATGTCTGACAAAGTCGAAATCACCTGGCGCGGCCATTCATGTTTTGAGATCCGTCTGAATCAGGAGACAGTCGTTATTGATCCATTTCTTGAAGTGCCGGGTTATGGCCTTCTGGATCTTCAAGCCGATCTGGTTCTGGTTTCCCATGAGCACGATGACCACAATGCCCGGCAGCGTGTCCGGCTGACAGGCCGTGAGCCGGTCGCCGGAGTCGAGGTGATCGAAAGCTTTCACGATTCCCGGGGCGGCCGGCTCCGCGGTCCCAACAAAATCCATATTGTGACCATGGCCGGCCGCCGCATCGCCCACCTGGGCGACCTGGGTCATGATTTGAATCAGAGCCAGCTTGGCCGGCTGTCAAAGCTGGATGTAATCATGATCCCTGTCGGCGGCCACTACACCATTGACGCCGATCAGGCAGCCGCTCTCGTCAAAGCAGTTGAGCCTGTCATCACGGTGCCCATGCATTACCGGGAAGGCAAAGCCGGCTGGGACGTGACCTCCGGCGTTCAACCCTTCCTGGATCATTTCGATCAGGTCACCTTCCTTGACCAGTCCTCTTTTTTCATTGATGAGGTGGAGGGCGGCGTGCTGGTCTTGAAAAACCCGATTGTCAAAGGGAGCTGA
- a CDS encoding amidohydrolase family protein, whose translation MSLLLKNCRLRQRDGLWDVHCQGRSIHVIGRNLDLPAERILDLESRLLVPAFIDPHIHLDKVNILDSVRKNVSGTLTEAIEIIWNRKKQYTDEDVSERAGAVLDKALMNGTLAMRTHIDVDTVGGLKPLSGVLALREKYKDRMTLQLVAFPQEGILKDPGCDKLMDQAMRMGCDLVGGMPANEKTPGDSLAHVKFCFDLAEKYNADIDMHVDETDDPFFRTLEMVADETLSRGWQGRVTAGHTCALAAYDDHYAAYVIEKVARAGLHMITNPATNLMLQGRLDKQPIRRGITRVKELLEAGVNVSFGQDCVNDTFYPLGSADMLQVANITVHAAQMSLPSELEKVFDMITGDAARILNIEGYGIEEGCDANLVVIDATNIREAMALCPNRPYVIREGRILVVNERKTSYL comes from the coding sequence ATGTCACTGTTGCTGAAAAACTGCAGGCTGAGACAGCGCGATGGTCTATGGGACGTCCATTGCCAGGGCAGGAGCATCCACGTAATCGGCCGGAATTTGGACCTGCCGGCTGAAAGAATTTTGGATCTGGAATCCAGACTGCTGGTTCCCGCTTTTATCGACCCTCATATCCATCTGGACAAAGTCAACATCCTGGACAGTGTCCGCAAGAATGTCAGCGGCACTCTGACCGAGGCCATTGAAATCATCTGGAACCGCAAGAAGCAGTACACTGATGAAGACGTCAGCGAGCGGGCAGGCGCTGTCCTGGACAAGGCCCTGATGAACGGAACCCTGGCCATGCGGACCCATATTGACGTTGACACCGTGGGGGGGCTGAAACCCCTGTCCGGTGTCCTCGCTCTCCGTGAGAAATACAAAGACCGGATGACCCTTCAGCTGGTTGCCTTCCCCCAGGAGGGTATCCTGAAGGATCCCGGCTGCGACAAACTGATGGATCAGGCCATGCGGATGGGTTGTGACCTGGTCGGTGGCATGCCGGCCAATGAGAAGACGCCCGGTGACAGCCTGGCTCATGTCAAGTTCTGCTTTGACCTGGCGGAAAAGTACAATGCTGACATCGATATGCATGTCGATGAAACGGACGATCCTTTTTTCCGGACGCTGGAGATGGTGGCCGACGAGACTCTAAGCAGGGGCTGGCAGGGCCGGGTCACCGCCGGCCACACCTGTGCCCTGGCAGCATATGACGATCATTACGCCGCCTACGTCATCGAAAAAGTGGCCCGGGCCGGCCTCCACATGATCACCAACCCGGCGACCAACCTCATGCTGCAGGGCAGGCTGGACAAGCAGCCCATCCGCCGGGGCATCACCCGGGTCAAAGAACTTTTGGAGGCCGGCGTCAATGTCAGTTTCGGACAGGACTGCGTCAACGACACCTTCTATCCCCTGGGTTCGGCTGACATGCTTCAGGTGGCCAACATCACGGTCCACGCGGCACAAATGAGCCTGCCTTCCGAACTCGAAAAAGTATTCGACATGATCACAGGGGATGCGGCCAGGATTCTGAATATTGAAGGCTACGGGATCGAGGAGGGTTGTGACGCCAACCTGGTCGTCATCGACGCCACAAACATCCGTGAAGCCATGGCGCTATGCCCCAACCGGCCCTACGTGATCCGGGAAGGCAGGATCCTTGTCGTCAATGAACGAAAGACAAGCTACCTTTAG
- a CDS encoding LysR family transcriptional regulator, with the protein MIDRKVASLLAVVEMMSFTKAAEILNLTQPAVSQHISQLEKELGFTLFHRGKGAIRLTDAGETVVRFARRLNSLYDRLKTTLSDQDKSLTRLRIGITHTAESNIVAEVLAEYGNRNPGIVITILTDSIKNLYERLDNYDLDLAIVEGAASIPEFGFILLDTDYLVCAMSNEHPLAKNSMVTLEDLIPERMILRLSESATVNLFIASLESINRSIQEFNVILEVDNIATIKDLIRKNLGISILPKSTCADEVSKGKMTILPIENMRMIRETKIVYQKDFWHPFVLQELTSLYGKIANRRNRIIP; encoded by the coding sequence ATGATCGATCGAAAAGTGGCTTCCTTGCTGGCCGTCGTTGAAATGATGAGCTTCACCAAGGCCGCTGAAATCCTGAATCTTACGCAACCTGCGGTAAGCCAGCACATCAGTCAGCTTGAAAAGGAATTGGGTTTTACGCTCTTTCATCGGGGAAAAGGCGCGATCCGGCTCACAGATGCGGGAGAAACGGTCGTCCGCTTCGCACGCCGGCTCAACTCCCTTTATGACCGGCTGAAAACCACCCTGTCCGACCAGGATAAGTCGCTGACACGTCTTCGGATCGGCATCACCCATACGGCGGAGAGCAACATTGTGGCCGAGGTGCTGGCTGAATACGGCAACAGGAATCCCGGCATTGTCATCACAATACTGACTGATTCAATAAAAAATCTTTATGAGAGGCTGGATAATTACGATCTGGATTTGGCCATCGTGGAGGGGGCAGCCAGCATCCCTGAATTCGGTTTCATCCTCCTTGACACCGATTACCTGGTCTGCGCCATGTCCAATGAACACCCCCTGGCCAAAAATTCCATGGTGACACTGGAGGATCTGATCCCTGAGCGGATGATCCTGCGTCTTTCTGAATCGGCGACCGTCAATCTCTTCATCGCCAGCCTTGAATCAATCAACCGTTCCATCCAGGAATTCAACGTCATTTTGGAAGTTGACAACATCGCCACCATCAAGGATCTGATCCGCAAGAACCTGGGCATTTCAATCCTTCCGAAAAGTACCTGCGCGGACGAAGTGAGCAAGGGAAAGATGACCATTCTTCCCATCGAGAATATGCGCATGATCCGGGAGACCAAGATCGTCTACCAAAAGGATTTCTGGCATCCTTTTGTCCTCCAGGAATTGACCTCCCTTTACGGAAAAATTGCCAACAGAAGAAACCGGATCATCCCCTGA